In Deinococcus betulae, one DNA window encodes the following:
- the alr gene encoding alanine racemase yields MPDLSARARAVINPHALRANLGALAERAGAGLLLPVKANAYGHGLEEVARVAAAHPGVWGLAVATPREAAALAALNLGRPLVLLTPPMPHEVGPLADLGVRLPVASVPEADALPPHARAHLKVDTGMNRLGARPEDAAAVGRRLAERGLLEGAYTHLATADEPDLSFAHEQLRRFAAVLAALPPTPTPLMTHAANGGGVLSFGVLPGMALARPGLAAYGFAPPHLRGLLPLRPVMTLQARVTHLHTAYAGETVSYSGLWRAARDTLVATVGVGYADGYPRNATGHAEVLLGGQQRPVLGRICMDQLMVDVTGLAVQVGDWATLWGPADVTVTDVAAWGGTVEYEVLTGLGDRVERVMEAE; encoded by the coding sequence ATGCCTGACCTTTCTGCCCGCGCCCGCGCCGTGATCAACCCCCATGCCCTGCGCGCCAACCTGGGGGCGCTGGCCGAGCGGGCCGGCGCGGGGCTGCTGCTGCCCGTCAAGGCCAACGCCTACGGGCACGGCCTGGAGGAGGTGGCGCGCGTGGCGGCGGCCCACCCCGGCGTGTGGGGCCTGGCGGTGGCCACCCCGCGCGAGGCGGCGGCCCTGGCTGCACTGAATCTGGGTCGGCCTTTAGTGCTATTGACCCCCCCTATGCCCCACGAGGTAGGGCCACTGGCCGACCTGGGCGTGCGCCTGCCGGTGGCGTCGGTGCCGGAGGCCGACGCCTTGCCCCCCCACGCCCGCGCGCACCTGAAGGTGGACACCGGCATGAACCGCCTGGGGGCCCGTCCCGAAGACGCCGCCGCCGTGGGCCGCCGCCTGGCCGAGCGCGGGCTGCTGGAAGGCGCGTATACCCACCTGGCCACCGCCGATGAACCCGACCTCAGTTTTGCCCACGAGCAGCTGCGGCGCTTTGCGGCTGTGCTGGCGGCGCTGCCCCCCACGCCCACGCCCCTGATGACCCACGCGGCCAACGGCGGCGGCGTGCTGAGCTTTGGCGTGCTGCCCGGTATGGCGCTGGCCCGGCCAGGGCTGGCGGCCTACGGCTTCGCGCCGCCTCACCTGCGCGGCCTCCTGCCGCTGCGTCCGGTGATGACGCTACAGGCGCGCGTGACCCACCTGCACACGGCCTACGCCGGCGAGACAGTCAGTTACAGCGGCCTGTGGCGGGCGGCGCGCGACACCCTGGTGGCCACAGTCGGTGTGGGCTACGCCGACGGCTACCCCCGGAACGCCACCGGGCACGCCGAGGTGCTGCTGGGCGGCCAGCAGCGCCCGGTGCTGGGCCGCATCTGCATGGACCAGCTGATGGTGGACGTGACGGGGCTGGCCGTTCAGGTGGGTGACTGGGCCACCCTCTGGGGGCCTGCCGACGTGACGGTGACCGACGTGGCGGCCTGGGGCGGCACGGTGGAATACGAGGTCCTGACCGGCCTGGGCGACCGGGTCGAGCGCGTGATGGAAGCAGAGTAG
- a CDS encoding NmrA family NAD(P)-binding protein, translating into MSSAPIVVAGPTGQLGRLITQELLGLGAPVRVLVRPESDPAKVSALRAAGAEVVTANPDRVPDLIRAVEGAACVVSALSGLRAVIVDVQTRLLDAAVEAGVPRFIPSDFSVDFTRPGGRNRNLDLRREFRARLDAVPIQATSVLNGMFADLLTGQAPVVLPRLRRVLYWGDADQPLDFTTVADTAAFTARVALDPAAPRWLRVAGDVQSARGLQAAASAATGQPFGLLRAGGTGSLHAFATLTRALTPPSDEVFPAWQGMQYLHDMFTGQAKLTPLDNGRYPALRWTGVAEVLKGL; encoded by the coding sequence ATGTCTTCTGCGCCCATCGTCGTGGCCGGCCCCACCGGGCAACTGGGCCGCCTTATCACCCAGGAACTGCTGGGCCTGGGCGCCCCCGTGCGCGTGCTGGTCCGCCCCGAAAGCGACCCCGCAAAAGTCAGTGCCCTGCGCGCAGCGGGGGCAGAGGTCGTCACTGCTAACCCCGACCGCGTGCCTGACCTGATTCGGGCGGTGGAGGGCGCGGCCTGTGTGGTCTCGGCGCTGTCAGGCCTGCGCGCCGTGATCGTGGACGTGCAGACCCGCTTGCTGGACGCGGCGGTGGAGGCCGGGGTGCCCCGGTTCATCCCCTCGGATTTCTCGGTGGATTTCACCCGGCCAGGCGGCCGCAACCGCAACCTCGACCTGCGCCGCGAGTTCAGGGCGCGCCTGGATGCCGTGCCGATTCAGGCCACCTCGGTCCTGAACGGCATGTTCGCCGACCTGTTGACCGGGCAGGCTCCGGTGGTGCTGCCCAGGCTCCGGCGGGTGCTGTACTGGGGTGACGCTGACCAGCCGCTGGACTTCACGACGGTGGCTGATACCGCCGCGTTTACGGCCCGCGTGGCCCTGGACCCTGCGGCGCCCCGCTGGCTGCGGGTGGCGGGCGACGTGCAAAGTGCGCGCGGCCTTCAGGCGGCAGCCTCGGCCGCGACCGGCCAGCCGTTTGGCCTCCTGCGGGCCGGGGGAACGGGCAGCCTGCACGCCTTTGCCACCCTGACCCGCGCCCTCACGCCCCCCAGCGACGAGGTGTTTCCCGCCTGGCAGGGGATGCAGTATCTCCACGACATGTTCACCGGTCAGGCCAAGCTGACCCCGCTGGACAATGGGCGGTATCCGGCGCTGCGGTGGACGGGCGTGGCGGAGGTGTTGAAGGGGCTGTAG
- a CDS encoding M50 family metallopeptidase, with amino-acid sequence MNVLQGITAALTPLGLLWTLLIISLATFIHELAHYALARWQGVTVNSFSIGMGPVLLRRNWYGTEWRLSLLPIGGYVEIDGMSPEEDGQGGHRQPTRGFAALPAWGKVAVLLAGPLVNLLLATTLMTVNFSAQGVPAPDRARIEEVVAGSRAQTLGLQVGDVITAADGQDIPETARLGGRDVAGWEGVREVLTQPGPHSFTVVRAGQPREVKFDWTPVIGGERQLLGIRYGPDVQPVSVGTAFVRSWQVTAEALPQVLRSFAGLFQRFFTLDLSRDENVSGPIGTAEIVSRAAAVSPWALLQVAILLNLSLAFFNLLPIPGLDGGRILLVLVGAVRGRPLSFSQEQAINFAGFAFVMLLMVFVVVRDVIRFF; translated from the coding sequence GTGAACGTCCTGCAAGGCATCACCGCCGCCCTGACCCCACTGGGGCTGCTCTGGACGCTGCTGATTATTAGTCTGGCGACGTTCATTCATGAACTGGCGCACTATGCCCTGGCCCGGTGGCAGGGGGTGACAGTGAACTCCTTCAGCATTGGCATGGGGCCGGTGCTGCTGCGCCGAAACTGGTACGGCACCGAATGGCGGCTGTCGCTGCTGCCCATCGGCGGCTACGTGGAAATTGACGGCATGTCTCCTGAAGAGGACGGCCAGGGCGGCCACCGCCAGCCCACGCGCGGCTTTGCGGCGCTGCCGGCCTGGGGCAAGGTGGCGGTGTTGCTGGCCGGGCCGCTGGTCAACCTGCTGCTGGCCACCACGCTGATGACCGTTAACTTCAGCGCCCAGGGGGTACCGGCCCCAGACCGCGCCCGCATTGAGGAGGTCGTGGCTGGGTCGCGCGCCCAGACCCTGGGCCTCCAGGTGGGCGACGTGATTACGGCGGCCGACGGTCAGGACATTCCAGAAACAGCGCGTCTGGGAGGCCGCGATGTGGCCGGCTGGGAGGGCGTGCGCGAGGTGCTGACGCAGCCTGGCCCCCACAGCTTTACGGTGGTGCGGGCCGGGCAGCCGCGCGAGGTGAAGTTTGACTGGACCCCCGTAATAGGCGGCGAGCGGCAACTGCTGGGCATCCGCTACGGCCCAGACGTGCAGCCAGTGAGCGTGGGGACCGCCTTCGTCCGCTCCTGGCAGGTCACCGCCGAGGCCCTGCCGCAGGTGCTGCGCTCCTTTGCCGGGCTGTTCCAGCGCTTCTTTACCCTTGACCTGTCGCGCGACGAGAATGTCAGCGGCCCCATCGGCACCGCCGAGATTGTCAGCCGGGCGGCGGCGGTGAGCCCCTGGGCCCTGCTTCAGGTGGCTATTCTGCTGAACCTGTCACTGGCCTTTTTTAACCTGCTGCCGATTCCGGGTCTGGACGGCGGGCGCATTCTGCTTGTGCTGGTGGGGGCCGTGCGTGGCCGGCCTCTGAGCTTCAGCCAGGAACAGGCCATCAACTTCGCGGGCTTCGCCTTCGTGATGCTGCTGATGGTCTTTGTGGTGGTGCGCGACGTGATCAGGTTTTTTTAG
- the dxr gene encoding 1-deoxy-D-xylulose-5-phosphate reductoisomerase has product MNPSVQTISVLGSTGSIGTQTLDIARERGYRVTALAAGKNLDLLAVQVREFGPQVISVDGSVYDQAKQRFSGVQVTADPSALAALKTDVVVNAMSGLIGLAPTRAALEAGQAVALATKEAMVTAAHLMWAAAEQGGGRVVPVDSEHTGIFQCLTGEAIDDVAELILTASGGPFREGPADLSSVTPEQALRHPSWSMGPKVTIDSATLMNKGLEVMECASLYGLPLSQVGVVIHPQSLIHAAVRFRDGSLKAQFGPTDMRLPIAYAIDAAPGGMTRPGDVHGARRGREVGRHLGWAMRGEWSFSAPDLSRFPCLALAYRAGEAGGLLPVALNAADEVAVDAFLAGQLDFLGIARLIEQVLDETPAGALTWDTLAEVDAWARTRAKELCVGGVRA; this is encoded by the coding sequence ATGAACCCTTCGGTACAGACCATTTCGGTGCTGGGCAGCACGGGCAGTATTGGCACGCAGACGCTGGACATTGCCCGCGAACGGGGCTACCGGGTCACGGCGCTGGCCGCCGGCAAGAATCTGGACCTGCTGGCGGTGCAGGTGCGTGAATTTGGCCCGCAGGTGATTAGTGTGGACGGGTCGGTGTATGACCAGGCCAAACAGCGCTTCTCGGGCGTGCAGGTGACCGCTGACCCCAGTGCGCTGGCAGCGCTGAAAACGGACGTGGTGGTCAATGCCATGAGTGGCCTGATTGGCCTGGCCCCCACCCGCGCCGCCCTAGAAGCTGGGCAGGCCGTGGCACTGGCCACCAAGGAGGCGATGGTCACGGCCGCGCACCTGATGTGGGCGGCGGCCGAGCAGGGGGGCGGGCGCGTGGTGCCGGTGGATTCTGAACACACGGGCATCTTTCAGTGCCTGACCGGCGAGGCCATAGACGACGTGGCCGAGCTGATTCTGACCGCCAGCGGCGGCCCTTTTCGTGAGGGCCCTGCGGACCTGAGCAGCGTGACCCCCGAGCAGGCGCTGAGGCACCCCTCATGGAGCATGGGCCCCAAGGTGACCATTGACAGCGCAACCCTGATGAACAAGGGGCTGGAAGTCATGGAATGCGCCTCACTGTACGGCCTGCCCCTATCGCAGGTGGGTGTGGTCATTCATCCCCAAAGCCTGATTCACGCGGCGGTGCGGTTCCGGGACGGCAGCCTGAAAGCGCAGTTTGGCCCCACGGACATGCGCCTGCCGATTGCCTACGCCATTGACGCCGCGCCAGGCGGGATGACCCGCCCCGGTGACGTGCACGGCGCGCGGCGTGGGCGCGAGGTCGGCCGCCACCTGGGCTGGGCCATGCGCGGCGAATGGTCGTTCAGCGCGCCCGACCTCTCCCGCTTTCCCTGCCTGGCCCTGGCCTACCGAGCGGGCGAAGCGGGCGGCCTGCTGCCGGTGGCCCTGAACGCCGCCGATGAGGTCGCGGTGGACGCCTTCCTGGCCGGGCAACTGGACTTCCTGGGCATTGCCCGCCTCATTGAGCAGGTGCTGGACGAGACCCCAGCTGGCGCACTGACCTGGGACACCCTGGCCGAGGTGGACGCCTGGGCGCGCACACGGGCGAAGGAACTGTGTGTGGGCGGGGTGCGCGCGTGA
- a CDS encoding phosphatidate cytidylyltransferase: MESLSSRILTSVVGFAILSLVVWVGWAALLPGLIVVAIMALREYIRMLDRSDIDVRRVSLGVFAAALLVASLPMWPSTPWPGGSWREAVLTAAVGYFLVVEVIRPGERPLERIVYSIFGLLYIPWLLGYFLLLRYSPDAGDGLLYLALPLLATFAADIGGYFVGYFFGRRKLAPEVSPGKTVEGSIGGLLFSFLMVLGLTTATHIWTPFEALLYAILVASASQLGDLAESLLKRSLNTKDSGTSLPGHGGFLDRVDSLLFAVPATYLFLNISVFTR; this comes from the coding sequence ATGGAATCCCTGAGCAGCCGCATTCTGACCAGCGTGGTGGGCTTTGCCATCCTGAGTCTGGTGGTGTGGGTGGGCTGGGCGGCGCTGCTGCCCGGCCTGATCGTGGTGGCCATCATGGCGCTGCGCGAATACATCCGCATGCTGGACCGCAGCGACATAGACGTGCGGCGCGTGAGCCTGGGGGTGTTTGCGGCGGCGCTGCTGGTGGCCAGCCTGCCCATGTGGCCCTCCACCCCCTGGCCCGGCGGTTCGTGGCGAGAAGCCGTGCTGACCGCAGCCGTGGGTTACTTTCTGGTCGTGGAGGTGATCCGGCCCGGCGAGCGGCCCCTGGAACGCATCGTGTATTCCATCTTCGGGCTGCTGTACATTCCCTGGCTGCTGGGGTACTTTCTGCTGCTGCGCTACAGCCCGGACGCTGGCGACGGCCTGCTGTATCTTGCCCTGCCCCTGCTGGCCACCTTTGCCGCCGATATCGGCGGGTACTTTGTCGGCTACTTTTTCGGGCGGCGCAAACTGGCTCCGGAAGTCAGCCCCGGCAAAACGGTGGAAGGCTCGATTGGTGGGCTCCTCTTCAGTTTTCTGATGGTGCTGGGCCTGACCACCGCCACCCACATCTGGACCCCATTCGAGGCGCTGCTGTACGCCATTCTGGTCGCCAGCGCCAGTCAGCTGGGCGACCTGGCCGAGAGCCTCCTCAAACGCTCTCTGAACACCAAGGACAGCGGCACCAGCTTGCCGGGCCACGGTGGGTTTCTAGACCGGGTGGACAGCCTGTTGTTTGCCGTTCCCGCGACATACCTGTTCTTGAACATCAGCGTGTTTACGCGGTAA
- the frr gene encoding ribosome recycling factor, which produces MADMKTIQADAREKMGKAIESLENNLSVLRTGRANPGILKKIVVDYYGSSMPIDQVASITTPDARTLVITPWDRGALNPIEKAIRDSDLGLNPNNKGDTIFISLPMLTEERRRDLVKNAKNYAEDARIAIRNIRKHTLDEVKKVEGIGDDEIKRGEADVQKITDEYVTRVEATFQKKEQEILG; this is translated from the coding sequence ATGGCTGACATGAAAACCATTCAGGCCGACGCCCGCGAGAAGATGGGCAAGGCCATTGAATCGCTGGAAAATAACCTCTCGGTGCTGCGCACGGGCCGCGCCAACCCCGGCATCTTGAAAAAGATTGTGGTGGACTACTACGGCAGCTCTATGCCCATTGACCAGGTGGCCAGCATCACCACCCCCGACGCCCGCACACTGGTCATCACGCCGTGGGACCGGGGCGCGCTGAACCCCATCGAAAAGGCCATCCGCGACAGCGACCTGGGCCTGAACCCCAACAACAAGGGCGATACGATTTTCATCTCGCTGCCCATGCTGACCGAGGAGCGCCGCCGCGACCTCGTGAAGAACGCCAAGAACTACGCCGAGGACGCCCGCATCGCCATTCGGAACATCCGCAAGCACACGCTGGATGAGGTGAAAAAAGTCGAGGGCATCGGTGACGACGAGATCAAGCGCGGCGAGGCCGACGTGCAAAAGATCACCGACGAGTACGTGACGCGGGTCGAGGCGACCTTCCAGAAGAAGGAGCAGGAAATCCTAGGGTGA
- the pyrH gene encoding UMP kinase: protein MFKRVLLKLSGEFLAGESGFGISPDTTAALARRITQALDGTGVELAVVIGGGNFWRGERNGKGMDPATADYIGMLGTVMNAMALQDAMETAGRPTRVMSAIQMAAVAEPYIRRRAIRHLEKDRVVIFGGGNGAPFFTTDTTSTLRALEIGAQVVLMAKNKVDGVYDSDPRKNPDAKFISQATHLEVVEQRLEVMDATALTLCMDRGLPIVVFDLFQEGNLRRLLQGERVGTLIQS, encoded by the coding sequence ATGTTTAAGCGCGTTCTACTCAAGCTGTCGGGTGAATTCCTGGCGGGCGAATCCGGTTTTGGTATCAGCCCTGACACCACGGCGGCGCTGGCCCGGCGCATCACGCAGGCGCTGGACGGCACCGGGGTCGAACTGGCGGTGGTGATTGGCGGCGGGAATTTCTGGCGCGGCGAGCGCAACGGCAAAGGCATGGACCCCGCCACGGCCGATTACATCGGGATGCTGGGCACCGTGATGAACGCGATGGCCCTGCAAGACGCCATGGAAACCGCCGGGCGCCCCACCCGCGTCATGAGCGCCATTCAGATGGCGGCCGTGGCCGAGCCGTACATTCGCCGCCGGGCCATTCGGCACCTCGAAAAGGACCGCGTGGTTATCTTTGGCGGGGGTAACGGCGCGCCCTTTTTCACCACTGACACCACCAGCACCCTGCGTGCCCTGGAAATTGGCGCCCAGGTGGTGCTGATGGCCAAAAACAAGGTAGACGGGGTGTATGACAGCGACCCGCGCAAGAACCCGGACGCGAAGTTCATCTCTCAGGCGACCCACCTGGAAGTCGTCGAGCAGCGCCTGGAAGTCATGGACGCCACCGCCCTGACGCTGTGCATGGACCGCGGCCTGCCCATCGTGGTGTTCGATCTGTTTCAGGAAGGCAACCTGCGCCGCCTGCTTCAAGGTGAGCGGGTGGGCACGCTCATCCAGAGCTGA
- the tsf gene encoding translation elongation factor Ts has product MLESIKKLRELTGAGMMDVKKALADAGNDEDKAIALLRERGIAKAVKKGDREAKEGIVRFKVDGNRAAIVEVNSETDFVARNSDFQAIVEKLAQAALDAKTSDLEEFKNFSVDGETVATLVAATAGKIGENIVLNRVAYLEGSTVAGYVHSNGKIGVLVDVDGGTDAQAKDVALHVAAERPQFLTRDEVNSTDIDKEREILTNKALNEGKPQQIVEKIVEGQIGKFYSEKVLPEQAFVKDNSLTVAKYLGGASVKRFVRFEIGA; this is encoded by the coding sequence ATGCTGGAATCAATCAAGAAACTCCGTGAACTGACGGGCGCAGGCATGATGGACGTCAAAAAGGCCCTGGCCGACGCCGGCAACGACGAGGACAAGGCCATTGCGCTGCTGCGCGAGCGCGGCATTGCCAAAGCCGTCAAGAAGGGTGACCGCGAAGCCAAGGAAGGCATCGTGCGCTTCAAGGTGGACGGCAACCGCGCCGCCATCGTGGAAGTGAACAGCGAAACCGACTTTGTGGCCCGCAACAGCGACTTCCAGGCGATTGTCGAGAAGCTGGCGCAGGCCGCGCTGGACGCGAAGACCAGTGATCTCGAAGAGTTCAAGAACTTCAGCGTGGACGGCGAAACCGTCGCCACCCTGGTCGCCGCCACCGCTGGCAAGATCGGTGAAAACATCGTCCTGAACCGCGTGGCCTACCTGGAAGGCAGCACCGTGGCGGGCTACGTGCACAGCAACGGCAAGATTGGCGTGCTGGTGGACGTGGACGGCGGCACTGACGCCCAGGCCAAGGACGTGGCCCTGCACGTGGCCGCCGAGCGTCCCCAGTTCCTGACCCGCGACGAAGTGAACAGCACCGACATCGACAAAGAGCGCGAAATCCTGACCAACAAGGCGCTCAACGAGGGCAAGCCCCAGCAGATCGTCGAGAAGATCGTCGAGGGTCAGATTGGCAAGTTCTACTCCGAAAAGGTGCTGCCCGAGCAGGCCTTCGTGAAGGACAACAGCCTGACGGTCGCCAAGTACCTGGGCGGCGCCAGCGTCAAACGCTTCGTCCGCTTCGAAATAGGCGCGTAA
- the rpsB gene encoding 30S ribosomal protein S2 encodes MSYISMKQLLEAGVHFGHETKRWNPKFKRFIFAERNGIFIIDLQKTLKQVDRSFDYIKELAERGGVILFVGTKKQAQEIVELEARRTGMPFVTSRWLGGMLTNFKTMRTRIDRLNELDDMFESGRVNDRLKAERIKLAAERERLQRFVGGIRKMSRLPDAIFVVDPTKEVIAVQEANKLGIPVIALADTDSDPDVIDYIVPGNDDAIRSIQLITHRIGDLLVEARGGGEDVGAADGAEQTEDATDSIEA; translated from the coding sequence ATGTCGTACATCTCCATGAAGCAGTTGCTTGAAGCCGGGGTTCACTTCGGCCACGAAACCAAACGCTGGAACCCCAAGTTCAAGCGCTTCATCTTCGCCGAGCGCAACGGCATTTTCATCATTGACCTCCAGAAGACACTGAAGCAGGTCGACCGCTCCTTTGACTACATCAAGGAACTGGCTGAGCGCGGCGGCGTGATTCTGTTCGTGGGCACCAAGAAGCAGGCCCAGGAAATCGTGGAACTGGAAGCCCGCCGCACCGGCATGCCCTTCGTGACCAGCCGCTGGCTGGGCGGCATGCTGACCAACTTCAAGACCATGCGCACCCGCATTGACCGCCTGAACGAACTGGACGACATGTTCGAGTCGGGCCGCGTCAATGACCGACTGAAGGCCGAGCGCATCAAGCTGGCCGCCGAGCGCGAGCGCCTGCAGCGCTTCGTGGGTGGCATCCGCAAGATGAGCCGCCTGCCCGACGCGATCTTCGTGGTGGACCCCACCAAGGAAGTCATCGCCGTGCAGGAAGCCAACAAGCTGGGGATTCCCGTGATCGCCCTGGCCGACACCGACTCTGACCCCGATGTCATTGACTACATCGTGCCCGGCAACGACGACGCCATCCGCTCCATCCAGCTGATTACCCACCGCATCGGTGACCTGCTGGTCGAGGCGCGCGGCGGCGGCGAAGACGTGGGCGCGGCCGATGGCGCCGAGCAGACCGAGGACGCCACCGACAGCATCGAGGCCTAA
- a CDS encoding aminoglycoside phosphotransferase family protein — translation MRTETYIRRWGLEPDGEPFSTPSSDLCPVRWKGQAAMLKVAKGAEEQRGNLLMVWLAGQGAAQVYRHEGPALLMEQLDPEPDLTAMVGAGQDDEASRILCRAAAGVHLPRRDPPPELAPLLQWFRALEERQRQSSLFAGCWGLAQALLSSPQDVRPLHGDLHHGNVLHSSERGWLVIDPKGLLGERGYDFANMLCNPSLETARHPGRLERKAGVIAAAAGLDRARLLAWVTAYAGLSAAWHLEDDQPTEAGQTLDLAQQALALSPAP, via the coding sequence GTGAGGACCGAAACCTATATTCGCCGCTGGGGGCTGGAACCGGACGGCGAGCCGTTTTCGACCCCCAGCAGCGACCTGTGCCCGGTGCGGTGGAAGGGGCAAGCGGCCATGCTAAAGGTGGCGAAAGGTGCCGAGGAGCAGCGCGGCAACCTCTTGATGGTGTGGCTGGCGGGACAGGGTGCGGCGCAGGTGTACCGCCACGAAGGACCAGCGCTGCTGATGGAGCAGCTGGACCCTGAGCCCGACCTGACGGCGATGGTCGGGGCCGGACAGGACGATGAGGCCAGCCGGATCCTGTGCCGGGCGGCGGCGGGGGTGCATCTGCCGCGCCGTGACCCGCCGCCCGAGCTGGCGCCGCTGCTGCAGTGGTTTCGTGCGTTGGAAGAGAGGCAGCGCCAGAGCAGCCTATTTGCCGGATGCTGGGGGCTGGCCCAGGCCCTCCTCTCTTCACCCCAGGACGTGCGCCCGCTGCACGGGGACCTGCACCACGGCAACGTGCTCCACAGTTCGGAGCGCGGCTGGCTGGTCATTGATCCCAAAGGCCTGCTGGGTGAGCGGGGCTACGACTTTGCCAACATGCTGTGTAACCCGTCACTGGAGACGGCCCGGCACCCAGGGCGACTGGAACGGAAGGCGGGCGTGATCGCGGCGGCGGCCGGCCTGGACCGCGCCCGGCTGCTGGCCTGGGTGACCGCTTACGCGGGCCTCTCTGCAGCGTGGCATCTGGAAGATGACCAGCCCACCGAAGCCGGGCAGACCTTGGACCTGGCGCAGCAGGCCCTGGCCCTCTCCCCTGCACCTTAA
- a CDS encoding undecaprenyl-diphosphate phosphatase — translation MDWLYAIVYGIVEGITEFLPISSTGHLILTGNLMGVPWTKDVKDAFEVVIQGGAILSVLVYYWRDFLKVRHIGTDQTQRTLWLGVLVACIPAVVLGLLFGDAIKAYLFRPSVVAWALIVGGVLIWLIESRKVTPRVDAIEKIGVRRSFLIGALQCLALLWPGFSRSASSILGGMVLGLDRATATKFSFYLGVPTLGGAALLNLIQERELIFGEIGLVNVLLGAGVSFVTAYLAIGWLLKFVSTNTFKGFAVYRVIVGALILALIAAGVMTDGNLA, via the coding sequence ATGGACTGGTTGTACGCCATCGTTTACGGCATCGTCGAGGGAATCACCGAGTTTTTGCCCATCAGCTCGACCGGGCACCTGATTCTGACCGGCAACCTGATGGGCGTGCCCTGGACCAAGGACGTCAAAGACGCTTTTGAAGTGGTGATTCAGGGCGGCGCCATCCTGAGCGTGCTGGTGTATTACTGGCGCGACTTTCTGAAGGTGCGGCACATCGGCACCGACCAGACCCAGCGCACCCTGTGGCTGGGCGTGCTGGTGGCCTGTATTCCGGCGGTGGTGCTGGGCCTGCTGTTCGGCGACGCCATCAAGGCCTATCTGTTCCGTCCCAGCGTGGTCGCCTGGGCGCTGATCGTGGGCGGTGTGCTGATCTGGCTGATCGAGAGCCGCAAAGTGACGCCGCGCGTGGACGCCATCGAGAAGATTGGGGTTCGCCGGTCCTTTCTGATCGGCGCTCTGCAATGCCTGGCCCTGCTGTGGCCGGGGTTTTCCCGCAGCGCCAGCTCGATTCTGGGCGGCATGGTGCTGGGCCTGGACCGCGCCACCGCTACCAAATTCAGCTTCTATCTGGGCGTCCCTACGCTGGGCGGCGCGGCTCTGCTGAACCTGATTCAGGAACGTGAACTGATTTTTGGCGAGATTGGTCTGGTCAACGTGCTGCTGGGTGCGGGCGTCAGTTTTGTCACCGCCTACTTAGCGATTGGCTGGCTGCTGAAGTTCGTCTCTACCAACACCTTTAAAGGGTTTGCGGTGTACCGCGTGATTGTGGGCGCGCTGATTCTGGCCCTGATTGCGGCGGGCGTCATGACAGACGGCAACCTGGCCTGA
- a CDS encoding DinB family protein — MSIKAFLLQQFETEHQAFVQALKGIPEEQFSRSSPCGGHSAAWMALHILDWARLYLPEEQGGGPKATYAYLGWENEPWTQALRGEPAMSEVTPQETILAALEAALAQAREGYARIPEQGFAPEYQIQTPFGERVLSDSLARQLRHIAYHRGQAVLLQRQL; from the coding sequence ATGAGCATCAAAGCGTTCTTGCTTCAACAATTTGAGACGGAACATCAGGCGTTTGTGCAGGCCCTGAAGGGCATCCCAGAAGAACAGTTTTCCAGAAGTTCCCCCTGCGGCGGCCACTCAGCGGCCTGGATGGCCCTGCATATTCTCGACTGGGCCCGCCTCTACCTTCCCGAAGAACAGGGCGGCGGACCGAAGGCGACCTATGCCTACCTGGGCTGGGAGAACGAACCCTGGACACAGGCCCTCAGAGGCGAACCGGCCATGAGCGAGGTCACGCCGCAAGAGACGATTCTTGCCGCGCTGGAAGCTGCGCTGGCGCAGGCCCGCGAAGGCTACGCCCGCATCCCAGAGCAGGGATTTGCGCCGGAGTACCAGATTCAGACGCCGTTCGGTGAGCGCGTCCTGAGTGACTCGCTGGCGCGGCAGTTGCGGCATATCGCTTACCACCGGGGTCAGGCCGTGCTGCTGCAACGTCAGTTGTGA